Proteins from a single region of Bacteroidota bacterium:
- a CDS encoding L-lysine 6-transaminase — MEKKSTATNGVGAVPHIDAANVQDVLKKYMLVDGFDMTLDIKKSQGSYLFDAKHGKRYLDFFTFIASNPLGMNHPKINNDEFKKKLGEVAVSKPSLSDIYLQDQAEFVDTFWKLAVPSYFKYSFFIEGGALAVENALKVAIDWKVRKNFAKGYTEEKGHQIIHFKEAFHGRSGYTMSLTNTSPEKTKYYPKFHWPRVSNPYITFPLNEENLAATVEKEKACINEIHDALRKNKDDIAAIILEPIQGEGGDHHFRKEFFQELRRICDENEIMFILDEVQTGIALTGKWWAHQHFVQPDIITFGKKMQVCGLLCTDRVDEVPDNVFHEPSRINSTWGGNITDMVRSKRILEIIEEDNLVKNAEVMGEYMLAKIKELYEQFYGLVLSPRGKGLMCAFSCKDTETRNQVIKKALESGVMVLPCGRRTIRFRPPVNINKAEINEGFDALHKALKSF; from the coding sequence ATGGAAAAAAAATCTACAGCTACAAACGGAGTCGGTGCAGTCCCACACATTGATGCAGCTAATGTTCAGGACGTTCTAAAAAAATATATGCTCGTTGACGGATTTGATATGACTCTAGATATAAAAAAATCACAGGGCTCATATCTTTTCGATGCAAAGCATGGGAAAAGATATCTGGATTTTTTCACATTCATTGCATCAAATCCTCTCGGGATGAATCATCCGAAAATCAACAACGATGAGTTCAAAAAGAAACTTGGCGAGGTAGCAGTTTCAAAGCCATCTCTGTCCGATATATACTTACAGGATCAGGCTGAATTTGTTGATACATTCTGGAAGCTTGCAGTCCCCTCTTACTTCAAGTACTCATTCTTTATTGAAGGCGGAGCGCTTGCTGTTGAGAATGCATTGAAAGTTGCAATCGACTGGAAAGTCAGAAAGAATTTTGCAAAAGGTTACACAGAAGAAAAAGGTCATCAGATAATTCACTTTAAGGAAGCTTTCCATGGAAGAAGCGGATATACAATGTCTTTAACAAATACTTCACCTGAGAAGACGAAGTACTATCCTAAATTCCACTGGCCACGAGTTTCAAATCCGTACATCACTTTTCCTCTTAACGAAGAAAATTTAGCCGCAACAGTTGAAAAAGAAAAAGCATGTATAAACGAAATTCATGATGCATTAAGAAAAAATAAAGATGATATAGCAGCGATTATACTTGAACCGATTCAGGGTGAAGGCGGAGACCATCACTTTAGAAAAGAGTTCTTCCAGGAACTCAGAAGAATCTGCGATGAAAACGAAATCATGTTCATACTTGATGAAGTGCAGACAGGTATTGCTCTCACAGGTAAATGGTGGGCACATCAGCATTTTGTTCAGCCGGATATAATTACATTCGGAAAGAAGATGCAGGTCTGCGGATTATTATGTACAGACAGAGTTGATGAAGTTCCGGATAACGTATTCCACGAACCAAGCAGAATAAATTCTACATGGGGCGGCAACATAACTGATATGGTGCGATCAAAAAGAATTCTTGAAATAATAGAAGAAGATAATTTAGTAAAGAATGCAGAAGTAATGGGTGAATACATGCTTGCGAAGATAAAAGAACTTTACGAACAATTTTACGGTTTAGTATTAAGTCCCAGAGGTAAAGGCCTTATGTGCGCATTCAGCTGCAAAGATACTGAAACAAGAAATCAGGTTATCAAAAAAGCGCTTGAGTCAGGCGTAATGGTTCTCCCATGCGGAAGAAGAACAATAAGATTCAGACCTCCGGTAAACATTAACAAAGCAGAAATAAACGAAGGCTTCGATGCACTGCATAAAGCATTGAAGTCGTTTTAA
- a CDS encoding ferrous iron transport protein A: protein MKRADDLKIGERAVIKDVDNTHPSAHRILEIGFTPGQEIELLNCSAFKDPLAFAIRGTIIAIRKKEAHCIHI, encoded by the coding sequence TTGAAAAGAGCTGACGATTTAAAAATCGGCGAGCGCGCCGTAATAAAAGACGTAGATAATACTCACCCGTCTGCGCACAGAATACTTGAAATCGGTTTCACGCCCGGGCAGGAAATCGAGCTTCTCAATTGCTCGGCATTCAAAGACCCTCTTGCATTTGCAATAAGAGGAACTATAATTGCAATCAGAAAAAAAGAGGCGCATTGTATTCACATTTAA
- a CDS encoding restriction endonuclease, translating to MGRGYYRNDSTSSLIAILIYSYPIGKGYQYVLTNWLHIKINPWYLFWILIYPLTLVILIFLFWGIGWLANYIKEKRFNYKQARQVCKHNIIGGETLAKCEKCKWDKILLERKKNNERIAIEKKKELNQKADDLRLNEYKRLLKLKLTKQEYLLSLQPNEFEDIVSKMFENLGYKVNKTPYTNDRGKDAVFFKNNRKFVAEYKKYKKENTIGRRALQIFFAAMQEEKAEKGFFVTTSDFKKTAIEYASTVNIDCINIDRLLKLMGAAFPEKENYNYNAMCRECGNIVLFDLKNSESSKVCEFGHTVNLDINIDDISINILTQKKICYSCGKEMKLTNGFYGKYWRCSGYPNCKRSYSAKNFKFKRYR from the coding sequence TTGGGCAGAGGATATTATCGTAACGATTCAACTTCTTCACTAATTGCAATTCTCATATATTCTTATCCAATAGGTAAAGGATATCAATACGTATTAACAAATTGGCTTCACATAAAAATTAACCCTTGGTATCTTTTTTGGATATTAATATATCCATTAACTTTAGTAATTTTAATTTTTTTATTTTGGGGGATCGGATGGCTTGCAAACTATATAAAGGAAAAGCGTTTCAATTATAAACAAGCAAGACAAGTATGCAAACACAATATTATAGGAGGTGAGACGTTAGCAAAATGTGAAAAATGTAAATGGGATAAAATTTTACTTGAAAGAAAAAAAAATAATGAGAGGATAGCAATTGAAAAGAAAAAAGAATTGAACCAAAAGGCAGATGACTTAAGGTTAAATGAATATAAAAGACTTTTGAAACTAAAATTGACAAAACAAGAATATCTATTATCACTCCAACCAAATGAATTTGAAGACATAGTTTCAAAAATGTTTGAAAATCTTGGATACAAAGTAAATAAAACTCCTTATACAAATGATAGAGGAAAAGATGCCGTATTCTTTAAAAATAATAGAAAATTTGTAGCAGAATATAAAAAGTATAAAAAAGAAAATACTATTGGTAGAAGGGCACTGCAAATCTTTTTTGCAGCTATGCAAGAAGAAAAAGCAGAAAAAGGGTTTTTTGTAACAACTTCTGATTTCAAAAAAACTGCAATAGAGTACGCTTCGACTGTAAATATTGATTGCATAAATATTGATCGCTTACTTAAATTAATGGGCGCCGCATTTCCCGAAAAAGAAAACTATAACTATAATGCGATGTGCAGAGAATGTGGGAACATTGTTTTATTTGATCTTAAAAACTCTGAAAGTTCTAAAGTATGTGAATTTGGACATACTGTAAATCTTGATATTAACATAGATGATATATCGATTAATATACTTACACAGAAAAAGATTTGTTATAGTTGCGGAAAAGAAATGAAACTAACTAATGGGTTTTATGGTAAATATTGGCGTTGTTCTGGGTATCCTAATTGCAAACGGTCATATAGTGCAAAAAATTTTAAGTTTAAGAGATATAGATAA
- the hpt gene encoding hypoxanthine phosphoribosyltransferase yields MRGQTILEVNKKAKIKPYIKKGEIKKRISQLAKKINKDYKHKKPIFIGILNGSFIFIADLVREIEVECEIDFLKLSSYGDSKISSGQVTLLKDLNCEVEGQDIIVVEDIVDTGLSVKFIRDLIMTKKPKSIKFVTLLYKKDIAKLDFKIDYIGFKIKNDFVIGYGLDYAQKYRNLNGIFVL; encoded by the coding sequence ATCCGGGGGCAAACAATTTTGGAAGTAAACAAAAAAGCGAAAATTAAACCTTACATAAAAAAAGGAGAAATCAAAAAAAGGATTTCTCAGCTTGCGAAGAAAATCAATAAAGACTACAAGCATAAAAAACCGATTTTCATAGGCATACTTAACGGCTCATTTATTTTTATTGCCGACCTTGTGCGCGAGATTGAAGTCGAATGCGAAATAGATTTTCTTAAGCTCTCAAGCTACGGTGACAGCAAAATTTCTTCGGGACAGGTAACTCTCCTGAAAGACCTTAACTGCGAAGTCGAAGGTCAGGATATTATCGTTGTTGAAGATATCGTAGATACGGGACTCTCTGTAAAGTTTATCCGCGACTTAATCATGACAAAGAAACCAAAATCAATAAAATTCGTTACACTCTTATACAAGAAGGATATAGCCAAATTAGATTTCAAAATTGACTACATCGGGTTCAAGATAAAGAATGATTTCGTAATAGGTTACGGTCTTGATTACGCCCAGAAATATAGGAATTTAAATGGCATTTTTGTGTTATAA
- the ychF gene encoding redox-regulated ATPase YchF, whose translation MSLRCGIVGLPNVGKSTLFNALTSSQNAEAANYPFCTIDPNVGTVIVPDERIDKLVALYNPKKIIPSTIEFVDIAGLVKGASKGEGLGNQFLSHIREVDAIIHIVRCFEDDNVIHVEGKVNPADDIEVIETELILKDLDTTEKGIERTSKGLKSGDKKIKAAVDVLTRLKEHLSGGRLAKYFTNELDNEDDKITIRDLHLLTDKPFLYVANVDDSSSKGNKYSDVVKEIAAKEGANFMTLSVQIESEISQLETKEEKAEFLKELGLEASGLDRLIREAYSLLNLITYFTAGEKELHLWTIHKGTKAPAAAGVIHTDFEKGFIRAEVIKCKDILEYKTEAAVKEKGLLHVEGKDYVFEDGDIANFRFNV comes from the coding sequence ATGTCTTTAAGATGCGGTATAGTAGGACTTCCGAATGTAGGAAAGTCAACATTGTTTAATGCTTTAACCTCTTCACAAAATGCAGAGGCGGCAAATTATCCTTTTTGTACAATCGATCCTAACGTCGGAACAGTTATCGTACCCGATGAAAGAATCGATAAGCTTGTTGCATTATATAATCCTAAAAAAATAATTCCGTCAACGATTGAGTTCGTTGATATAGCGGGACTTGTAAAGGGCGCTTCAAAGGGCGAAGGGCTTGGCAATCAGTTCTTATCTCACATAAGAGAAGTTGATGCAATTATTCATATTGTCAGATGCTTTGAAGATGATAACGTTATTCACGTAGAGGGAAAAGTAAATCCCGCCGATGATATTGAAGTTATTGAAACAGAACTTATACTAAAAGATCTTGATACAACTGAGAAGGGAATAGAGAGAACATCAAAAGGTTTGAAGTCAGGCGATAAAAAAATAAAAGCTGCAGTAGATGTACTTACAAGATTGAAAGAACATTTATCCGGCGGAAGACTTGCAAAATATTTTACGAATGAATTAGATAACGAAGACGATAAAATCACAATCCGTGACTTGCATCTTCTAACCGATAAGCCGTTTTTATATGTTGCAAACGTAGATGATTCAAGCTCGAAGGGAAATAAATATTCAGATGTAGTAAAAGAAATCGCTGCAAAAGAAGGCGCTAACTTTATGACGTTGTCAGTACAGATTGAATCTGAAATTTCCCAATTGGAAACCAAAGAAGAGAAAGCGGAATTTTTAAAGGAGTTGGGACTTGAAGCATCAGGTCTTGACAGACTTATAAGAGAAGCATATTCATTATTAAATTTAATCACATACTTCACGGCAGGGGAGAAGGAACTGCACTTATGGACAATCCATAAAGGCACAAAAGCTCCGGCAGCAGCGGGAGTAATTCACACCGATTTCGAAAAAGGATTCATCCGCGCAGAGGTTATAAAATGCAAAGACATTCTTGAATATAAAACTGAAGCAGCTGTTAAAGAAAAAGGATTACTGCACGTAGAAGGAAAAGATTATGTGTTTGAGGATGGCGATATTGCGAATTTTAGGTTCAATGTCTGA
- the ftsH gene encoding ATP-dependent zinc metalloprotease FtsH: MDNNKNKKKSGNDDFNWSRVFRIVLGWSAILIGFFLIMIYTKGSEGKYSDVSFDEYQRLLRDKKIESAVIKKNDNNYEFLGKLKGNEPVNVGTRTFTTDKITVFLPYTNVDDNFIKSLNEAGVKFSVEKDDGGWLGPLLGAVPWILIIVFWILIMRRMQSGGAGGSRNIFSFGKSKAKMLNESAIKVTFNDVAGADEAKQELSEIIDFLKSPGKFQKLGGKIPRGVLLLGPPGTGKTLLARAVAGEAGVPFFSISGADFVEMFVGVGASRVRDLFEQGKKHAPCIIFIDEIDAVGRHRGAGMGGGHDEREQTLNQLLIEMDGFEQNNGVIVIASTNRPDILDPALLRPGRFDRQVVVDRPDVKGREGILKVHTRKIPLSKDVKIETIAKGTPGFSGADLANLVNEAALLAARNSKDVVSMRELEDAKDKVMMGTERKSMIISDKEKLTTSYHECGHVIVARMIPEADPVHKVTIIPRGRALGVTTYLPMDEKHSYSKEHIEAVIAYAMGGRAAEKIIFNELTTGASNDIERATGMARRMICEFGMSERLGPVAYGQKQEEVFLGREMGSHHNRDYSESTQIIIDEEVKRTVQAGMTRAEKILRDNIEVLHKMSHILVEREILDAEEIDKIMRGEELPPFIKEPILPVAEQGKEAKKEKIMKDDPGFSGNVALAN, translated from the coding sequence ATGGATAACAATAAGAACAAGAAAAAATCAGGCAATGATGATTTTAACTGGAGCCGTGTCTTCAGAATCGTTCTCGGCTGGAGCGCAATATTAATTGGGTTCTTTCTGATAATGATTTACACGAAGGGCTCAGAAGGAAAGTATTCCGATGTATCATTTGACGAATACCAGAGATTACTTCGTGACAAAAAAATAGAGAGCGCAGTTATCAAAAAGAATGATAACAACTACGAATTCCTCGGCAAGCTGAAAGGCAATGAGCCGGTAAACGTAGGCACACGCACATTCACAACTGATAAAATTACAGTATTCCTCCCATATACAAATGTAGATGACAATTTTATAAAATCCCTGAATGAAGCAGGCGTGAAATTCTCCGTTGAAAAAGATGACGGCGGATGGCTCGGACCTCTTCTCGGCGCAGTGCCGTGGATACTTATAATTGTATTCTGGATTTTGATTATGCGCAGAATGCAGTCAGGCGGAGCAGGCGGCTCGCGAAATATTTTCTCTTTCGGAAAATCAAAGGCGAAGATGCTGAACGAATCTGCAATCAAAGTTACATTCAACGATGTAGCGGGAGCAGATGAAGCTAAGCAGGAACTTTCTGAAATAATAGACTTTTTAAAATCACCGGGCAAGTTCCAGAAGCTCGGCGGTAAAATCCCGAGAGGCGTACTTTTATTAGGCCCTCCCGGAACAGGTAAGACTTTACTTGCCCGTGCAGTAGCAGGCGAGGCAGGCGTTCCGTTCTTTTCAATCTCAGGTGCAGACTTCGTAGAAATGTTTGTAGGCGTTGGCGCATCGAGAGTAAGAGATTTATTCGAGCAGGGAAAGAAACACGCTCCATGTATAATTTTCATAGATGAAATTGATGCAGTAGGTCGTCACCGCGGCGCTGGTATGGGCGGCGGACATGATGAAAGAGAGCAGACATTAAATCAGCTCCTTATCGAAATGGACGGCTTTGAACAGAACAATGGTGTAATAGTTATCGCTTCCACAAACAGACCTGACATTCTTGATCCTGCGTTGTTAAGACCGGGAAGATTTGACAGACAGGTAGTTGTAGATAGACCTGACGTGAAGGGAAGAGAAGGAATTTTAAAAGTTCATACAAGAAAAATTCCGCTATCGAAAGATGTTAAGATTGAAACGATTGCAAAAGGCACTCCCGGATTTTCAGGAGCTGACCTTGCAAATCTTGTAAACGAAGCAGCGCTTCTTGCTGCAAGAAACAGCAAAGATGTTGTAAGCATGCGCGAACTTGAAGATGCGAAAGATAAAGTTATGATGGGTACGGAAAGAAAGAGCATGATAATTTCCGATAAAGAAAAATTAACGACTTCATATCATGAGTGCGGTCACGTTATAGTTGCACGAATGATTCCTGAAGCTGACCCTGTGCATAAAGTTACAATCATTCCGAGAGGAAGAGCATTAGGCGTAACAACTTATCTTCCGATGGATGAAAAGCACAGCTACTCCAAAGAGCATATCGAAGCAGTTATTGCATACGCTATGGGCGGCAGAGCAGCAGAGAAAATAATTTTCAACGAGCTTACTACCGGCGCAAGCAATGATATAGAACGCGCAACGGGAATGGCAAGAAGAATGATATGTGAATTCGGTATGAGTGAAAGATTAGGGCCTGTAGCTTACGGACAGAAACAGGAAGAAGTATTCCTAGGCCGTGAAATGGGTTCGCATCACAACAGGGATTACAGCGAATCAACACAGATCATAATTGATGAAGAGGTGAAGAGAACTGTTCAGGCAGGCATGACAAGAGCAGAAAAAATATTACGTGATAACATCGAAGTGCTTCATAAGATGTCACATATATTAGTTGAGAGAGAAATTCTTGATGCAGAAGAAATTGATAAGATAATGCGCGGAGAGGAATTGCCTCCGTTCATTAAGGAACCGATTCTTCCTGTAGCAGAGCAGGGAAAAGAAGCTAAGAAAGAAAAGATAATGAAGGACGATCCCGGCTTTTCAGGTAATGTAGCATTGGCGAATTAA
- a CDS encoding transcriptional repressor, with the protein MISEDARKIFVKYLKEHAHRITNERFLILDAALNMAGHFNADELYLKMKNEYLNVSRATVYKTLDLMSECDLLTKHNFKGERTRYETKFGRNNHYHIICVHCNRILEFEDPKIEKLQEEVCKKNELKLVDHTLQVFAECKDEKACEFKHDTKHQ; encoded by the coding sequence ATGATATCAGAAGACGCAAGAAAAATTTTTGTAAAGTATTTAAAAGAGCATGCGCACAGAATAACGAATGAAAGATTTCTTATTCTTGATGCCGCTTTAAATATGGCAGGGCATTTTAACGCTGATGAACTGTACTTAAAAATGAAGAATGAATACCTGAACGTTTCAAGAGCGACCGTTTACAAAACTCTTGACCTGATGAGCGAGTGTGACCTTCTTACAAAGCACAATTTCAAAGGCGAACGTACACGCTACGAAACGAAATTCGGACGCAACAATCATTACCACATCATCTGTGTTCATTGCAACAGAATTCTTGAATTTGAAGATCCGAAAATTGAAAAGCTTCAGGAAGAAGTCTGCAAGAAAAACGAACTGAAATTAGTTGACCACACTTTACAGGTTTTTGCCGAGTGTAAAGATGAAAAGGCATGCGAATTTAAGCACGATACTAAACACCAATAG
- the feoB gene encoding ferrous iron transport protein B: protein MYSHLNEKKTPLVTLVGPPNSGKTTLYNYLSGKKSKTVNYPGSTVNYSVSKILSKHEVNADILDSPGIISLIPTSPDEKVSVDTLYKHPKYGHPDIVIVTVDASQLSRHLYLVKQLMESNFNLIVVVTMIDILKRNGKDIDIIKLSAILGCCVVKFDGRNADGIKHLLEKTRDKIVAIQKEEIILPIAKFHIDKDKLLLSYKQIEEIEDEVITENGFRKNGALDLNAINEELVILNQRRPFVRPDSKTLKLDKIFLHKYWGLSIFFLIMAFTFTAIFWIAQPMMDWISGGFEWLSNYSGDLLGDNLLSDLVSGGLIPGLGSVLVFLPQILILFFILELLEDSGYLARGAMLVDKPLSKIGLNGRSFVPMLSGFACAIPATMAARTIANKKERFLTIFILPLMSCSARIPVYALLVAFLTPKDKPYLGGIFFTLIYIFSIVCSLVVAAIMNKFRDKIVKEKEDSSFILELPAYRRPKLWYNLKHSYKNAKQYVKKAGPVILILSLVLWVLTTFPNYNPSIPDADKLSAEEVSSVKNSERLAGSYAAMMGRFIEPVMKPMGMDWRIGVSLVATFAAREVFVSSLALIFKVTDDDESNHNSLLTAMQDAKFEDTGKKLFTPSMVIGLVIFFVFAMQCLSTTAIARKETGGWKIPILQIVVFTSLAYTLTVIVVNGLKAMGVS, encoded by the coding sequence TTGTATTCACATTTAAACGAAAAGAAGACTCCGCTTGTAACATTAGTTGGTCCGCCAAACTCGGGCAAGACTACGCTGTATAATTACCTCAGCGGAAAAAAATCCAAGACGGTAAATTATCCCGGCTCGACCGTTAATTATTCTGTTTCTAAAATTCTCAGCAAGCACGAAGTTAACGCCGATATACTTGACTCTCCCGGAATCATTAGCTTAATCCCCACTTCCCCCGATGAAAAAGTTTCTGTCGATACGCTATACAAACATCCCAAGTACGGACATCCCGATATAGTAATTGTAACTGTTGATGCATCGCAGCTCTCACGGCATTTGTATTTAGTGAAGCAGCTGATGGAATCGAATTTCAATCTGATTGTTGTTGTAACAATGATTGATATTCTGAAGCGTAACGGAAAAGATATTGATATTATAAAACTCAGCGCAATACTTGGCTGCTGTGTTGTGAAATTTGACGGTAGAAACGCAGACGGTATAAAGCATTTGCTTGAAAAGACACGCGATAAAATCGTTGCTATACAAAAAGAAGAAATAATTTTACCGATTGCAAAATTTCATATTGATAAAGATAAACTGCTGCTTTCATACAAACAGATTGAAGAGATTGAAGATGAAGTAATAACCGAAAACGGTTTTAGAAAAAACGGTGCACTGGATTTAAACGCTATCAACGAAGAGCTTGTTATATTAAATCAAAGAAGACCATTCGTAAGGCCTGATTCAAAGACTCTTAAGCTCGATAAAATTTTTCTTCATAAATACTGGGGACTTTCAATTTTCTTCCTGATTATGGCATTTACGTTCACTGCTATTTTCTGGATTGCACAGCCCATGATGGACTGGATAAGCGGCGGATTTGAATGGCTCTCAAATTATTCCGGTGATTTACTCGGTGATAATTTATTGAGTGATTTAGTTTCCGGCGGACTTATACCCGGGCTCGGTTCAGTTCTCGTCTTCCTACCGCAGATTTTAATTTTATTTTTTATACTTGAATTACTGGAAGACTCCGGCTACTTAGCGCGGGGCGCGATGCTTGTTGATAAGCCTCTCTCAAAAATTGGATTGAACGGACGTTCATTCGTTCCGATGCTTTCTGGTTTTGCATGCGCTATTCCCGCAACAATGGCTGCACGGACTATTGCAAATAAGAAAGAAAGATTTCTTACGATTTTTATTTTACCGTTAATGTCATGCTCGGCGCGTATTCCGGTTTATGCTTTGCTCGTTGCTTTTTTAACTCCTAAAGATAAGCCATATCTCGGCGGAATATTTTTTACTCTGATTTATATTTTCAGCATAGTATGTTCTCTGGTTGTTGCTGCTATTATGAATAAATTCCGCGATAAAATTGTAAAAGAAAAAGAGGACTCGTCTTTTATACTTGAGCTCCCCGCTTACCGCAGACCAAAGCTCTGGTACAACTTAAAGCACTCATATAAGAATGCAAAGCAGTATGTAAAAAAAGCGGGACCTGTGATTTTAATTCTGTCTCTTGTGCTATGGGTGCTGACAACTTTTCCAAATTACAATCCGTCCATTCCGGATGCGGATAAGTTAAGCGCTGAGGAAGTTTCTTCTGTTAAAAACTCCGAACGTCTCGCAGGCTCATATGCTGCCATGATGGGAAGATTTATTGAACCCGTTATGAAGCCGATGGGAATGGACTGGCGTATCGGCGTTTCTCTTGTTGCTACTTTCGCAGCGCGTGAAGTGTTCGTCAGCTCCTTAGCACTTATTTTCAAAGTGACCGATGACGATGAGTCAAATCATAATAGCCTTCTCACTGCAATGCAGGATGCAAAGTTTGAAGATACGGGTAAGAAGTTATTTACGCCGTCAATGGTTATAGGGCTCGTAATCTTTTTCGTCTTTGCTATGCAATGTTTATCCACGACAGCAATTGCACGCAAGGAAACCGGCGGCTGGAAAATACCTATACTGCAAATTGTAGTTTTTACTTCGCTTGCCTATACTCTGACTGTAATTGTTGTGAATGGGTTGAAAGCGATGGGAGTGAGTTAG
- the rpsU gene encoding 30S ribosomal protein S21 — MFKVIIQEGESIDKALKRFKKKYEKSGILKEFRRRMFFTKPSIEKKMDLERAIRKTKRIIAEENN, encoded by the coding sequence TTGTTCAAAGTCATCATTCAGGAAGGCGAATCTATCGATAAGGCACTTAAAAGATTCAAGAAAAAATATGAAAAGTCAGGAATCTTAAAAGAATTCAGACGCAGAATGTTTTTTACTAAGCCATCTATTGAAAAGAAAATGGATCTAGAACGCGCTATTAGGAAAACTAAAAGAATAATAGCGGAAGAAAATAATTAA